In Streptomyces seoulensis, the following are encoded in one genomic region:
- a CDS encoding DUF1049 domain-containing protein: MDVSYFGAHGCVPLRVALLPAAVAGILLTALAGSTRIMQLRATARKHRRADHRAVKAEAKDSSKARR; the protein is encoded by the coding sequence GTGGACGTCAGCTACTTCGGTGCCCACGGGTGCGTTCCGCTGCGCGTGGCCCTGCTGCCGGCCGCGGTGGCGGGCATCCTGCTCACCGCGCTGGCGGGCAGCACGCGGATCATGCAGTTGCGCGCGACCGCCCGCAAGCACCGCCGGGCCGACCACAGGGCTGTGAAGGCCGAGGCCAAGGACTCGTCAAAGGCCCGGCGGTAG
- a CDS encoding aldo/keto reductase, producing MRYIKLGTTGLEVSAIALGCMSFGEPDRGGEPWSLGADASRDIIKQALEGGVNFLDTANGYSAGSSEEIVGQAVKDFTRREEVVLSTKVWMRMRPGPNGAGLSRKAILAELDASLKRLGTDYIDLYQIHRWDYDTPIEETLEALHDAVKSGKVRYIGASSMYAWQFAKALYLADLNGWTRFVSMQDHYNLIHREAEREMIPLCADQGIGVIPWSPLARGRLTRARDTATARAETDAGGKILYRDEDQAVAERVHEIAGKRGLSPAQVALAWVMRNPTVTSPIVGVTKPTQLADAVAAVDVELDEDEAAYLEEPYQPHEAAYLEESFYKQRPVAGSR from the coding sequence ATGCGATACATCAAACTCGGAACGACCGGACTGGAAGTCTCCGCCATCGCCCTCGGCTGCATGAGCTTCGGCGAGCCGGACCGGGGCGGCGAGCCTTGGTCGCTGGGCGCGGACGCCAGCCGGGACATCATCAAGCAGGCCCTCGAGGGCGGCGTCAACTTCCTCGACACGGCCAATGGATACAGCGCCGGAAGCAGCGAGGAGATCGTCGGCCAGGCGGTCAAGGACTTCACCCGGCGCGAGGAGGTCGTTCTCTCCACCAAGGTCTGGATGCGGATGCGCCCCGGCCCGAACGGCGCCGGGCTGTCCCGCAAGGCGATCCTCGCCGAGCTCGACGCCTCCCTGAAGCGATTGGGGACCGACTACATCGACCTGTACCAGATCCACCGCTGGGACTACGACACCCCGATCGAGGAAACCCTCGAGGCGCTGCACGACGCGGTCAAGTCCGGGAAGGTCCGCTACATCGGAGCCTCTTCCATGTACGCCTGGCAGTTCGCCAAGGCCCTGTACCTGGCTGACCTGAACGGCTGGACCCGGTTCGTGTCGATGCAGGACCACTACAACCTCATCCACCGGGAAGCAGAGCGGGAGATGATCCCGCTCTGCGCCGACCAGGGCATCGGCGTGATCCCGTGGAGCCCGCTGGCGCGGGGCAGGCTGACGCGGGCCCGGGACACCGCCACGGCGCGCGCCGAGACCGACGCGGGCGGCAAGATCCTCTACCGCGACGAGGACCAGGCAGTGGCCGAGCGTGTCCACGAGATCGCGGGCAAGCGGGGTCTGTCCCCGGCCCAGGTTGCCCTGGCCTGGGTCATGCGCAACCCGACGGTGACCTCGCCCATCGTTGGGGTCACCAAGCCGACCCAGCTGGCCGACGCGGTCGCCGCGGTGGACGTCGAACTCGACGAAGACGAGGCCGCCTACTTGGAGGAGCCCTACCAGCCGCACGAGGCCGCCTACCTGGAGGAGTCCTTCTACAAGCAGCGGCCTGTGGCGGGCTCCCGGTAG
- a CDS encoding SGNH/GDSL hydrolase family protein — MTKRHGYALLSAFVALVVALSVTVLIRSAAGEGTSGSTATGRRPHGSSAAPASAGTWVGSWAASPVGAEPGTEATGLAGRSVRNVVHAHTGGTSARVTLSNLYGQAPLTITHASVALSAGRGTAAARAETMRRLTFDGSYAVTIPAGGQAVSDAVRLVVPHDQDVLVTTYAPTPSGPVTIHPHARQISFVAPGDRTEEATGVPYAERSGYWRYLTALDVLSNEADGTVVAFGDSITDGITSTMGENRRWPDVLASRLRSAAASGADVPRYSVVNEGITGNQVLADGLGRPAENPSGLSRFGRDALSRPNVKVVVIDLGINDVTHSRSAADGKKITDGLRTLVRQAHARGLKVVGTTLTPFGGHRTWTPALERMREQVNAEIRAGGVYDAVVDFDRALKDPSDPHRMLPRYDSGDHLHPSDLGFHTMAETLNLSLLKGAGQAEL; from the coding sequence GTGACCAAGCGCCACGGTTATGCCCTGCTCAGTGCGTTCGTCGCACTCGTCGTCGCCCTTTCCGTCACCGTCCTCATCAGGTCGGCGGCCGGCGAGGGCACCTCGGGGTCCACGGCCACGGGCCGGCGCCCCCACGGTTCGTCCGCCGCGCCCGCCTCGGCGGGCACCTGGGTCGGCTCCTGGGCCGCGTCGCCCGTCGGCGCCGAGCCCGGCACCGAGGCCACCGGCCTCGCGGGCCGCTCGGTGCGCAACGTCGTGCACGCGCACACCGGCGGTACGAGCGCCCGCGTCACCCTGTCGAACCTGTACGGCCAGGCGCCGCTGACCATCACTCACGCCTCGGTGGCCCTCTCGGCGGGCCGGGGCACGGCCGCCGCCCGTGCGGAAACGATGCGGCGCCTGACGTTCGACGGCTCCTACGCGGTCACCATCCCGGCCGGCGGCCAGGCCGTCAGCGACGCGGTGCGGCTCGTCGTCCCGCACGACCAGGACGTGCTGGTCACCACGTACGCCCCCACGCCCTCCGGGCCGGTCACCATCCACCCGCACGCGCGGCAGATCTCGTTCGTGGCGCCCGGTGACCGCACCGAGGAGGCGACGGGCGTCCCGTACGCCGAGCGGAGCGGGTACTGGCGTTACCTGACCGCGCTGGACGTGCTGAGCAACGAGGCGGACGGCACGGTGGTGGCGTTCGGCGACTCCATAACCGACGGCATCACCTCGACCATGGGCGAGAACCGACGCTGGCCGGACGTGCTGGCCTCCCGGCTGCGTTCGGCCGCCGCGAGCGGGGCGGACGTGCCGCGCTACTCCGTCGTCAACGAGGGCATCACCGGCAACCAGGTGCTGGCCGACGGGCTGGGCCGGCCCGCCGAGAACCCGAGCGGGCTGTCCCGCTTCGGCCGTGACGCGCTGTCCCGGCCCAACGTCAAGGTCGTCGTCATCGACCTCGGCATCAACGACGTCACGCACTCCCGCTCGGCCGCCGACGGCAAGAAGATCACCGACGGGCTGCGCACCCTGGTCCGGCAGGCGCACGCGCGCGGACTGAAGGTCGTCGGCACCACCCTGACCCCGTTCGGCGGCCACCGGACCTGGACCCCGGCGCTGGAGCGGATGCGCGAGCAGGTCAACGCGGAGATCCGGGCCGGCGGGGTGTACGACGCGGTCGTCGACTTCGACCGCGCCCTGAAGGACCCCAGCGACCCGCACCGGATGCTCCCCCGGTACGACTCCGGCGACCACCTGCACCCCAGCGACCTCGGCTTCCACACCATGGCCGAGACCCTGAACCTCTCGCTCCTCAAGGGCGCCGGACAGGCGGAGCTGTAA
- a CDS encoding DUF3427 domain-containing protein, producing MAEARGPAEPVAGVYEKLITQDDERELEQLEALGWKAINAAVSAESTPHVLARHIGALVAQRLTQLPPEQRVPFANELLASLAARGATESEPEAVSALIEGPQQLLALARQEAPGAYSVRPLTPLSEASLLTNSPEDLSLGTELRAELATADRIDLLCAFVKWYGIRVLEDALRAAKDRGVPIRVITTTYMGATDRHALDRLVRDFGATVKVNYEIRSTRLHAKAWLFRRNTGFDTAYVGSSNLSRAALLDGLEWNVRLSSVATPAVLDKFEATFDAYWNDTAFETYDPDQHGARLDEALAQASGTGTGTDLKINLSGLEVRPFPHQRDMLERLTVERELRDRHRNLLVAATGTGKTVMAALDYRGLRKNFVGGQPRLLFVAHRKEILRQSLRTYREVLDDGSFGELLHGGQDPRDWNHVFASVQSLNVQRLEQLAPDHFDIIVIDEFHHATASTYRRVIEHFKPKELLGLTATPERMDGRNVQDEFFDGRIAAEMRLWEALENDLLCPFHYFGVPDGTDLTNLNWQKGSYTDQDLDKLYTGNHARARIAVKQIQDKVSNPGFMRALGFCVTKAHAHFMAGFFREVGFQAVALDSDSSSDARAQALADLRDGKLQVIFSVDLFNEGLDIPDVDTLLLLRPTNSATIFLQQLGRGLRRTETKPVLTVLDFIGQHRAEFRFEEQFRALTNLTRNRLVDHIEHDFPQLPSGCQIILEGKSKDFVLDNIRTQLGATVKTLIKEVKSYHTPLLADYLRESRRDIKELYKSDNSWTAVLRRAGFLEETAPPAEAALLKRVHAFLHVDDPERADAYQRLLQDDAPTYAEMSPLDQAYARMLFFNIWDNAGGFTSYQEGLESLRPLTAFRDELCQLLTYVMERTDHFPLSLSGRLSQVPLKVHSAYNRSEILAALGVARLGGQMPRSFAQGVQWVDKLQTDALLITLEKNEKDFSPTVRYKDYALSPTLFHWESQNATAVDSRTGKRYQHHEALGSEVLLFMRRYKNTDIGKSQPWMLLGPATYHTHTGSKPMAITWRLEHELPADVWTYSAAVTAS from the coding sequence GTGGCAGAGGCTAGGGGGCCGGCAGAGCCGGTTGCTGGGGTTTACGAGAAGCTGATCACTCAGGACGACGAGCGAGAGCTCGAGCAGCTTGAGGCTCTGGGTTGGAAGGCCATCAACGCGGCGGTCAGCGCGGAGTCCACGCCCCATGTGCTTGCCAGGCACATCGGGGCGCTGGTCGCCCAACGGCTCACCCAGCTGCCGCCGGAGCAGCGGGTGCCGTTTGCTAACGAACTCCTAGCCTCGCTCGCCGCTAGGGGCGCGACCGAAAGCGAGCCGGAGGCGGTCAGCGCCCTCATCGAGGGTCCGCAGCAACTGCTGGCGCTTGCTAGGCAGGAGGCTCCGGGAGCCTACTCCGTCCGTCCGCTAACCCCGCTGTCTGAGGCGTCGCTGTTGACGAATTCCCCGGAGGACTTGAGCCTCGGCACCGAGCTCCGAGCCGAACTTGCCACTGCGGACCGAATTGACCTTCTGTGCGCCTTTGTGAAGTGGTACGGGATACGAGTCCTTGAGGACGCCTTGCGCGCTGCCAAGGATCGTGGTGTGCCGATTCGGGTCATCACCACCACCTATATGGGTGCCACAGACCGCCATGCCCTAGACCGTCTCGTACGAGACTTCGGCGCCACCGTGAAGGTCAACTACGAGATCCGGTCCACCCGCCTGCATGCGAAGGCATGGCTCTTCCGTCGCAACACGGGCTTTGACACGGCATACGTGGGCAGCTCGAACCTTTCTCGGGCCGCGCTGCTCGACGGGCTCGAGTGGAATGTGCGCCTGTCGTCGGTGGCTACGCCGGCAGTCCTGGACAAGTTCGAGGCGACCTTTGACGCATATTGGAACGACACCGCCTTCGAAACCTACGACCCTGACCAGCACGGTGCCCGCCTGGACGAAGCTCTGGCGCAGGCGAGTGGCACTGGGACGGGAACGGACCTGAAGATCAACCTCTCCGGTCTTGAAGTACGTCCGTTCCCGCATCAGCGGGACATGTTGGAGCGCCTCACGGTCGAGCGGGAGTTGCGCGATCGCCACCGAAACCTCCTCGTTGCCGCCACGGGCACGGGCAAGACCGTGATGGCCGCCCTTGATTACCGCGGCTTGCGCAAGAACTTCGTGGGTGGCCAGCCGCGGCTCCTCTTTGTCGCCCACCGCAAGGAGATCCTGCGGCAGTCGCTCCGCACCTACCGAGAAGTGCTCGATGACGGATCTTTCGGCGAGCTTCTGCATGGCGGTCAGGATCCGCGGGACTGGAACCACGTCTTTGCCAGCGTCCAGTCCCTCAATGTGCAGCGTCTCGAGCAGTTGGCTCCTGATCACTTCGACATCATCGTCATCGACGAATTCCACCATGCCACTGCGTCTACGTACCGGCGGGTCATAGAGCACTTCAAGCCCAAGGAGTTGCTGGGGCTGACGGCCACGCCCGAGCGGATGGACGGACGCAACGTCCAGGATGAGTTCTTCGATGGCAGGATCGCCGCCGAAATGCGCCTCTGGGAGGCACTGGAAAACGACCTCCTCTGCCCCTTCCACTACTTCGGAGTGCCCGATGGCACGGACCTCACGAACCTGAACTGGCAGAAGGGTTCGTACACCGACCAGGACCTCGACAAGCTGTACACGGGCAACCACGCTCGCGCTCGCATCGCGGTGAAGCAGATCCAGGACAAGGTCTCCAACCCCGGGTTTATGCGGGCGCTCGGCTTCTGCGTCACCAAGGCCCATGCCCACTTCATGGCGGGCTTCTTCCGTGAAGTCGGCTTCCAGGCCGTAGCGCTGGACAGTGACTCTTCCTCGGACGCACGCGCCCAAGCACTTGCCGACCTCCGTGATGGCAAGCTTCAGGTGATCTTCTCCGTCGACCTGTTCAACGAGGGACTCGACATCCCCGACGTCGACACACTGCTGCTGCTCCGTCCCACTAATAGCGCGACGATCTTCCTTCAGCAGCTGGGCCGAGGGCTGCGGCGCACCGAGACCAAGCCGGTACTGACAGTCCTCGACTTTATCGGGCAGCACAGGGCTGAGTTCCGCTTTGAGGAGCAGTTCCGGGCTCTGACCAACCTGACCCGCAACCGACTGGTCGACCACATCGAGCATGACTTCCCGCAGCTTCCGTCGGGCTGCCAAATCATTCTCGAGGGCAAGTCCAAGGATTTCGTTCTGGACAACATCCGGACCCAGCTTGGGGCCACGGTGAAGACGCTGATCAAGGAGGTGAAGTCCTACCACACGCCTCTCTTGGCCGACTACCTGCGCGAGAGCAGGCGCGACATCAAAGAGTTGTACAAGAGCGACAACTCCTGGACCGCGGTACTGCGCCGCGCAGGGTTCCTCGAAGAGACCGCTCCCCCTGCGGAGGCAGCGCTACTCAAGCGAGTCCACGCATTTCTGCACGTCGACGACCCGGAGCGGGCGGATGCCTACCAGCGGCTGCTTCAGGATGACGCTCCCACCTACGCGGAGATGAGCCCCCTCGATCAGGCATACGCTCGCATGCTGTTCTTCAACATTTGGGACAACGCAGGCGGCTTCACCAGCTATCAAGAGGGTCTTGAGTCACTGCGTCCGCTGACCGCGTTCCGCGACGAGTTGTGTCAGCTGCTCACGTACGTCATGGAGCGTACGGACCACTTCCCCCTCTCCCTTTCCGGGCGCCTGAGTCAGGTGCCACTGAAGGTGCACAGCGCCTACAACCGCTCCGAGATACTCGCTGCGCTCGGTGTGGCCCGCCTCGGTGGCCAGATGCCGCGCTCGTTCGCGCAAGGGGTGCAGTGGGTCGATAAATTGCAGACGGATGCGCTGCTCATCACCCTGGAGAAAAACGAGAAGGACTTCTCCCCCACCGTTCGCTACAAGGATTATGCACTTAGCCCGACGCTGTTCCACTGGGAGTCACAGAATGCCACGGCTGTCGACTCTCGCACGGGTAAGCGCTACCAGCACCATGAAGCGTTGGGCAGTGAAGTGCTTCTCTTCATGCGCCGATACAAAAACACTGACATAGGCAAGTCCCAGCCCTGGATGCTGCTCGGGCCGGCCACTTATCACACGCACACCGGCAGCAAGCCGATGGCCATCACTTGGCGCCTAGAGCACGAGTTGCCGGCTGATGTGTGGACGTACTCCGCGGCCGTCACGGCAAGCTGA
- a CDS encoding SEC-C domain-containing protein: MRPDTPAENVDHTAEAARLERTAGLYPEDAEALLLRAAAHLELSGARPAATALYDRLLSSAGPLEHPQLVRALKAANLWEYGHEAEARAIIDGIRTAAPRDPAPWVIVAEALESHDELEAAHETFQEGAALLLTDVPEPPYATHPLLFGRHRVRRMLGLPHDTWDALADTLHTSPVSLDELHDPKRVWSLGSENPAELEAEISRLRAELSTAREALSRPYPVAVLHWPSSELTELVTAYPTLESEYTSHADHLATIETSLTELATSGTPNLGIVTGTVPSYEAFAASEGTSPADPALLPEYATTLAARGLAVAWPPGRGAGCWCGSGVVYGECHGAQ, translated from the coding sequence ATGCGCCCCGACACGCCTGCCGAGAACGTCGACCACACCGCTGAAGCGGCACGCCTGGAGCGGACCGCCGGCCTGTACCCCGAGGACGCGGAGGCCCTGCTGCTGCGCGCCGCGGCCCACCTCGAACTGTCCGGCGCCCGCCCCGCGGCGACCGCGCTCTACGACCGACTGCTGTCCTCCGCCGGCCCGTTGGAGCATCCGCAGCTCGTCCGCGCCCTGAAGGCGGCGAACCTGTGGGAGTACGGCCACGAGGCCGAGGCGCGCGCGATCATCGACGGCATCCGCACGGCCGCTCCGCGGGACCCGGCGCCGTGGGTGATCGTCGCGGAGGCGCTGGAGTCGCACGACGAACTGGAGGCGGCGCACGAGACGTTCCAGGAGGGCGCGGCCCTGCTGCTGACGGACGTCCCGGAGCCGCCGTACGCCACGCACCCGCTCCTCTTCGGCCGCCACCGGGTCCGCCGCATGCTCGGCCTCCCCCACGACACCTGGGACGCCCTCGCCGACACCCTCCACACCTCCCCGGTCTCCCTGGACGAACTCCACGACCCGAAGCGGGTGTGGTCCCTCGGCTCGGAGAACCCGGCGGAACTGGAGGCCGAGATCTCCCGCCTCCGAGCGGAGCTGTCCACGGCCCGCGAGGCGTTGTCCCGCCCCTACCCGGTGGCCGTCCTCCACTGGCCGTCCTCAGAACTGACGGAACTGGTCACGGCGTACCCGACCCTCGAATCGGAGTACACCTCCCACGCCGACCACCTGGCGACCATAGAGACGTCCCTGACCGAACTGGCCACCTCCGGCACCCCCAACCTCGGCATCGTCACCGGCACAGTCCCGTCCTACGAGGCCTTCGCCGCCTCGGAGGGCACGTCCCCTGCGGACCCGGCACTCCTCCCGGAGTACGCGACGACGCTGGCGGCACGGGGGCTGGCGGTGGCTTGGCCGCCGGGGCGGGGGGCGGGGTGCTGGTGTGGGTCGGGTGTTGTGTATGGGGAGTGTCACGGGGCGCAGTAA
- a CDS encoding DUF445 domain-containing protein, translating into MERAQTEEAEPGRTPRPTAAGRAGSYRTMTAFTAADEERQRGVRRMKLTAAGLLLFVAVVYALATWAGHAGAGHWTGYVAAAAEAGMVGALADWFAVTALFRHPLGLPIPHTAIIPTKKDQLGVSLGEFVGENFLSEDVVRQRLAAVGIGSRLGDWLAEPANADRVTAELATALRGALTVLRDSDVQAVVGEAITRRADAREIGPAVGKLLDRIVADGGHRRVVDLVVGRAHEWLERHRDDVMVAIEGGAPGWTPRFVDRKVGDRVYKELLRFVTEMREMPSHPARAALDRFLTDFASDLQSDTETRARVDRLKREVLARDEVQDLIASAWTAVRSMIVAAAEDEHSELRLRVRTGLLSLGRRLATEPKMQGKVDRWVEGAAVHVVTSYRKEITSLITETVAGWDAEHTTRKIEAHIGRDLQFIRINGTVVGSLAGLVIYTVSRALGG; encoded by the coding sequence ATGGAACGCGCGCAAACGGAAGAGGCGGAGCCGGGCCGCACCCCCCGGCCGACGGCTGCCGGGCGGGCCGGTTCGTACCGGACCATGACCGCCTTCACGGCGGCCGACGAGGAGCGGCAGCGCGGCGTACGGCGCATGAAGCTCACGGCGGCCGGACTGCTGCTGTTCGTCGCCGTCGTGTACGCCCTGGCCACCTGGGCCGGGCACGCGGGGGCGGGACACTGGACGGGCTATGTCGCGGCGGCCGCCGAGGCCGGGATGGTCGGCGCGCTCGCCGACTGGTTCGCGGTCACCGCGCTGTTCCGGCACCCGCTGGGCCTGCCCATCCCGCACACCGCGATCATCCCCACCAAGAAGGACCAGCTCGGCGTCTCCCTGGGCGAGTTCGTCGGGGAGAACTTCCTCTCCGAGGACGTCGTACGGCAGCGGCTCGCCGCCGTCGGCATCGGCAGCAGGCTCGGTGACTGGCTGGCCGAGCCGGCCAACGCCGACCGGGTCACCGCCGAGCTGGCCACCGCGCTGCGCGGCGCGCTGACCGTGCTGCGCGACTCGGACGTGCAGGCGGTGGTGGGGGAGGCGATCACCCGGCGGGCCGACGCGCGGGAGATCGGACCGGCCGTGGGCAAGCTGCTGGACCGGATCGTGGCCGACGGCGGCCACCGGCGCGTGGTCGACCTGGTGGTGGGCCGCGCCCACGAGTGGCTGGAGCGGCACCGGGACGACGTGATGGTGGCCATCGAGGGCGGCGCGCCCGGCTGGACCCCGCGCTTCGTGGACCGCAAGGTCGGCGACCGCGTCTACAAGGAACTGCTGCGCTTCGTCACGGAGATGCGGGAGATGCCCTCGCACCCCGCGCGCGCCGCCCTGGACCGCTTCCTCACCGACTTCGCCTCCGACCTCCAGTCCGACACCGAGACCCGGGCACGGGTGGACCGGCTCAAGCGCGAGGTGCTGGCCCGGGACGAGGTGCAGGACCTGATCGCGTCCGCCTGGACCGCCGTACGGTCGATGATCGTCGCGGCGGCGGAGGACGAGCACAGCGAGCTGCGCCTGCGGGTGCGGACCGGGCTGCTCTCGCTGGGGCGGCGGCTGGCGACCGAGCCCAAGATGCAGGGCAAGGTCGACCGCTGGGTCGAGGGCGCGGCCGTCCACGTGGTCACCAGCTACCGCAAGGAGATCACCTCCCTGATCACCGAGACGGTGGCGGGCTGGGACGCGGAGCACACCACCCGGAAGATCGAGGCGCACATCGGGCGCGACCTCCAGTTCATCCGGATCAACGGCACGGTGGTGGGTTCGCTGGCCGGGCTGGTCATCTACACCGTGTCGCGGGCGCTCGGCGGCTGA
- a CDS encoding MFS transporter: MSTGAGTPSRSGGSTGSGANGGGAAGGGSTTSDIPARLDRLPWSRWHWTIVVGLGTVWILDGLEVTVVGNIAGRLSEPGSGLSISSGQVTGTAAALYVAGACVGALFWGRLTDHFGRRKLFMITLAVYLAATALTSLSTEAWWFFLFRFLTGFGIGGEYAAINSAIDELIPAAYRGRVDLMINGSFWLGAVGGSLLSILALDTAFLPENIGWRLTFALGAVLALVILLVRRHVPESPRWLLIHGRDREAEEIVSGIERKIEDQQGHALPAPEGRLEIHRRGSVTFLEIARTVFGRYRRRAVLGFSLFIGQAFLYNAITFGFGAILTRFFDVPADRTGYYFAVIAVGNFFGPLLLGKLFDTVGRRVMISSTYLLSGLLLFGTAWLFDRGSLSATTLTACWCAVLFFASAGASSAYLTVSEIFPMETRAMSIAFFYALGTAAGGISGPLIFADLTSTGHVGDTVLAFQIGASLMCVAGLVAAALAVRAEGRSLEDVATPLSSTAPSGVGVG, from the coding sequence ATGAGTACGGGAGCGGGGACGCCGTCACGATCGGGCGGCTCGACCGGAAGCGGTGCGAACGGCGGCGGTGCGGCGGGAGGTGGCTCGACCACCAGCGACATCCCGGCCCGGCTGGACCGTCTGCCCTGGTCCCGCTGGCACTGGACGATCGTGGTCGGCCTGGGCACGGTGTGGATTCTCGACGGCCTGGAGGTCACGGTCGTCGGCAACATCGCGGGCCGGCTCTCCGAGCCCGGCAGCGGACTCTCCATCAGCTCCGGGCAGGTCACCGGCACCGCGGCCGCGCTGTACGTGGCCGGTGCGTGCGTCGGCGCCCTGTTCTGGGGGCGCCTGACGGATCATTTCGGGCGCCGCAAGCTGTTCATGATCACGCTGGCCGTGTATCTCGCGGCGACCGCGCTGACCTCGCTGTCGACCGAGGCGTGGTGGTTCTTCCTGTTCCGCTTCCTGACCGGCTTCGGCATCGGCGGGGAGTACGCGGCCATCAACTCCGCGATCGACGAGCTGATCCCGGCCGCCTATCGCGGCCGGGTGGACCTGATGATCAACGGCAGCTTCTGGCTGGGCGCGGTGGGCGGCTCCCTGCTGTCCATCCTGGCGCTGGACACCGCCTTCCTGCCGGAGAACATCGGCTGGCGCCTCACCTTCGCCCTCGGCGCGGTGCTCGCCCTGGTCATCCTGCTGGTACGACGGCACGTACCGGAGAGCCCACGCTGGCTGCTGATCCACGGCCGGGACCGGGAGGCGGAGGAGATCGTCTCCGGGATCGAGCGGAAGATCGAGGATCAGCAGGGGCACGCGCTGCCCGCGCCCGAGGGCCGGCTGGAGATCCACCGCCGGGGCAGCGTCACCTTCCTGGAGATCGCCCGCACCGTCTTCGGCCGCTACCGCCGGCGCGCGGTACTCGGCTTCTCCCTCTTCATCGGCCAGGCGTTCCTCTACAACGCCATCACCTTCGGCTTCGGCGCCATCCTCACCCGCTTCTTCGACGTCCCGGCCGACCGGACCGGCTACTACTTCGCGGTCATCGCGGTCGGCAACTTCTTCGGCCCCCTGCTGCTGGGCAAGCTGTTCGACACGGTGGGGCGCCGGGTGATGATCTCGTCCACGTACCTGCTCTCCGGCCTCCTGCTGTTCGGCACGGCATGGCTCTTCGACCGTGGCTCGCTCAGCGCGACCACCCTGACGGCCTGCTGGTGCGCGGTCCTCTTCTTCGCCTCCGCGGGCGCGTCGAGCGCGTACCTCACCGTCTCGGAGATCTTCCCGATGGAGACCCGCGCGATGTCCATCGCCTTCTTCTACGCCCTGGGCACGGCGGCGGGCGGCATCAGCGGCCCGCTGATCTTCGCCGACCTGACGAGCACCGGCCACGTGGGCGACACGGTCCTCGCCTTCCAGATCGGCGCGTCCCTGATGTGCGTGGCGGGCCTGGTCGCGGCGGCACTGGCGGTACGGGCGGAGGGGCGCTCACTGGAGGACGTGGCCACGCCGCTGTCGTCCACGGCGCCTTCGGGGGTGGGGGTGGGATAG
- a CDS encoding DUF6412 domain-containing protein, producing MTHGRSTVARALLPLLVLLQLLLLQATPLGSGGLGTAVALAATTAAGTALALCTVLTARRVPAVPPTRVRTAIRDRARRTAFLAQRDPDARGRRRPRAPGRALSTTCA from the coding sequence GTGACGCACGGTCGTTCCACCGTCGCGCGCGCCCTGCTGCCGCTGCTCGTGCTGCTCCAGCTGCTCCTGCTCCAGGCCACCCCCCTCGGCTCCGGCGGCCTCGGCACCGCCGTCGCGCTCGCCGCGACCACCGCCGCCGGTACCGCCCTCGCCCTCTGTACGGTCCTCACCGCCCGCCGCGTCCCCGCCGTCCCGCCGACGCGCGTCCGCACCGCGATACGCGACAGGGCCCGCCGTACGGCGTTCCTGGCGCAGCGCGACCCCGACGCGAGGGGGCGCCGCAGGCCACGGGCGCCCGGCCGGGCCCTGTCGACGACCTGCGCGTAG
- a CDS encoding IS5 family transposase: protein MPAVEAWAIEPLWVQFEALLPPHLETHPWGCHNPRIPDRIMFDKLVAKLVFGGSYEKHADQSCSATTMRTRRNEWIAAGVFAGLEQIVLETYDRVVGLDLADITVDGQITKAPCGGEVAGKSPVDRGKLGIKWSRMTDGRGIPLGCVVTGANRHDSPLLRPTLEKLGRFELALPEQITVHLDAGYDSTVTRKLLTDLGCEWRIQPKGVVIPINHTRRWVVERTNSWYSRGFNFTLSCTERRAVVINALLALMTAIIVIRRLIREAWTSQRWDTRPDRRP from the coding sequence GTGCCAGCCGTCGAAGCATGGGCGATCGAGCCCTTGTGGGTCCAGTTCGAGGCCCTCCTGCCACCGCATCTCGAGACACATCCGTGGGGCTGTCACAACCCACGGATCCCGGACCGGATCATGTTCGACAAGCTCGTCGCGAAACTCGTCTTCGGCGGCTCGTACGAGAAGCACGCCGATCAATCGTGCTCGGCAACCACGATGAGAACCCGACGCAACGAGTGGATCGCGGCCGGTGTCTTCGCAGGGCTGGAGCAGATCGTGTTGGAGACCTACGACCGTGTCGTGGGCCTGGACCTGGCCGACATCACCGTCGACGGGCAGATCACCAAAGCGCCCTGCGGTGGTGAGGTCGCCGGGAAATCACCGGTTGACCGGGGAAAACTCGGGATCAAGTGGTCGCGGATGACCGACGGACGCGGGATCCCGTTGGGCTGTGTTGTGACCGGCGCGAACCGCCACGACTCCCCGCTGCTGCGCCCGACGCTAGAGAAGCTCGGGCGTTTCGAGCTCGCGTTGCCTGAGCAGATCACGGTGCACCTTGACGCGGGCTACGACTCCACGGTCACCCGCAAACTGCTGACCGATCTCGGCTGCGAGTGGCGGATCCAGCCCAAGGGCGTCGTGATCCCGATCAACCACACTCGCCGCTGGGTCGTCGAGCGCACCAACTCCTGGTACAGCCGCGGCTTCAACTTCACCCTGTCCTGCACGGAACGTCGAGCGGTCGTCATCAACGCACTGCTCGCGTTGATGACCGCGATCATCGTGATCCGACGCCTCATCCGCGAAGCCTGGACCAGCCAACGCTGGGACACACGGCCAGACCGCCGACCATGA